The Kozakia baliensis genome includes a region encoding these proteins:
- the aroA gene encoding 3-phosphoshikimate 1-carboxyvinyltransferase, whose translation MQRHHHASAAPLSVSRSSVPLSGTIAVPGDKSISHRALMLASLAEGRTTITGLLEGEDVLRTAQAMRALGAKITHEGEKWIVEGRGVGALSEPEDVLDMGNSGTAARLLSGILSSHGITSIMTGDASLRSRPMRRVTVPLAENGSCFVTRKGERLPMAIVGSRQATPISYRLPVASAQVKSAILLAGLNAQGETRVEEPVATRDHTENMLRHFGVPVQIDKIPEGGRLISLTGPAALKAHDVVVPGDPSSSAFPIVAALLVPNSEIVIVGVGLNVLRTGLFATLREMGAVLLVENERIEGGEPVGDLRVKASALHGVDVPPERAPSMIDEYPVLAVACAFANGSSRLRGLEELRVKESDRLSATVALLVANGVSVRVEDDDMIIDGRDSNKPIGGGTVETKMDHRLAMSAIVLGLAADLPVHVDDTAFIDTSFPGFVSLMNGLGAGL comes from the coding sequence ATGCAACGACATCATCACGCTTCCGCCGCCCCGCTCTCCGTCTCACGTAGTTCCGTGCCGTTGTCGGGCACCATCGCCGTGCCGGGTGACAAATCCATCAGCCATCGCGCTTTGATGCTTGCGTCCCTGGCGGAGGGACGCACCACCATCACAGGTCTGCTGGAAGGCGAGGACGTATTGCGTACGGCGCAGGCCATGCGCGCGCTCGGTGCGAAGATTACGCATGAGGGCGAAAAATGGATTGTCGAGGGCCGTGGCGTCGGTGCGCTGTCCGAGCCGGAAGATGTTCTGGATATGGGAAATTCCGGCACCGCGGCTCGATTGCTTTCCGGCATCTTGTCGTCGCACGGGATCACCAGCATCATGACCGGAGACGCCAGCCTGCGCAGCCGACCGATGCGGCGCGTCACCGTACCGCTTGCGGAAAACGGCTCTTGCTTCGTCACACGCAAGGGCGAGCGCTTGCCGATGGCGATTGTCGGCAGCAGGCAGGCCACACCGATTTCCTATCGACTCCCGGTGGCTTCGGCGCAGGTGAAATCGGCGATTTTGCTGGCGGGATTGAACGCACAGGGCGAAACCCGCGTCGAGGAACCGGTCGCGACGCGCGATCATACCGAAAATATGCTGCGTCATTTCGGCGTGCCGGTGCAGATCGATAAGATCCCCGAAGGCGGCCGCTTGATCAGCCTGACAGGCCCGGCGGCACTGAAGGCACATGATGTCGTGGTACCGGGCGATCCGTCATCTTCCGCATTTCCGATCGTGGCAGCGCTTTTGGTACCGAATTCTGAGATCGTGATCGTCGGTGTGGGCTTGAACGTATTGCGGACGGGCCTTTTCGCGACATTGCGGGAAATGGGTGCGGTTCTGCTCGTCGAAAATGAGCGGATCGAGGGTGGCGAGCCTGTGGGCGATTTGCGTGTCAAAGCCAGCGCACTGCATGGCGTGGATGTGCCGCCGGAGCGGGCGCCTTCGATGATCGACGAATATCCGGTTTTGGCGGTGGCCTGCGCTTTCGCAAACGGTAGTTCGCGTTTGAGAGGGTTGGAGGAACTTCGTGTCAAGGAAAGCGACCGCCTGAGCGCGACGGTGGCGTTGCTTGTTGCGAACGGCGTGTCGGTGCGGGTCGAAGACGATGACATGATCATCGATGGTCGCGACTCCAACAAGCCGATCGGTGGCGGCACGGTCGAGACGAAAATGGATCATCGCCTGGCGATGAGCGCCATTGTCCTAGGCTTGGCGGCGGATTTGCCGGTTCATGTGGACGATACCGCCTTCATCGACACCAGCTTCCCCGGCTTCGTCTCGCTCATGAACGGGCTGGGAGCCGGTTTGTGA
- the cmk gene encoding (d)CMP kinase has translation MTRLIIAVDGPAAAGKGTLAKALAASLNLPYLDTGLLYRAVARQMLLKNLDPVTESGEEAARNLQPQDLLRQDLRVPEIDRAASTVATQPLVRTALLQRQRDFAAATGGVVDGRDIGTVVFPQADVKLFVTASARTRALRRHYQLHGDATLSDVALQRLIEEIEARDQKDASRAVSPLRRAEDAILLETDDLDAGAVLQKALSIVRNR, from the coding sequence GTGACACGTTTGATCATTGCGGTTGATGGCCCTGCGGCAGCAGGGAAGGGCACGCTCGCCAAAGCGCTCGCGGCATCATTGAATCTGCCCTATCTCGATACCGGGCTGCTTTATCGTGCCGTGGCGCGTCAGATGCTGTTGAAAAATCTCGATCCAGTAACGGAGAGCGGCGAGGAAGCAGCACGGAATCTTCAGCCGCAAGATCTGTTGCGGCAGGATCTTCGCGTGCCGGAGATCGACCGCGCAGCCAGCACGGTCGCGACGCAACCGCTGGTGCGAACGGCGCTGCTGCAACGCCAGCGCGATTTTGCTGCCGCGACGGGAGGCGTCGTGGATGGGCGCGATATTGGAACCGTCGTTTTTCCGCAGGCCGATGTTAAGCTGTTTGTCACCGCCTCGGCACGTACGCGCGCGCTGCGCCGGCATTACCAGTTGCATGGCGATGCGACGTTGTCGGACGTCGCGTTGCAGCGCTTGATCGAGGAGATCGAAGCGCGGGATCAAAAGGATGCGTCACGCGCCGTTTCACCGTTGCGGCGCGCCGAGGACGCCATACTGCTCGAGACGGACGATCTGGATGCTGGAGCCGTGCTTCAGAAGGCGCTGAGCATCGTTCGCAACCGCTGA